In one Brassica oleracea var. oleracea cultivar TO1000 chromosome C9, BOL, whole genome shotgun sequence genomic region, the following are encoded:
- the LOC106315341 gene encoding ubiquitin-conjugating enzyme E2 22-like, producing MFSRKFKATLKIKCFKKFKNVDESPPDGIKVVVNDEDFSQICADIEGPVGTPYENGLFRMKLALSHDFPHSPPKGYFMTKIFHPNVASNGEICVNTLKKDWNPSLGLRHVLSVVRCLLIEPFPESALNEQAGKMLLENYEEYARHARLYTGIHAKPKPKFKTGAISESTTALNVGQPNNETPAAIPSSVADINRVITATEQIANVPVAAAAGSASVATTTQKREAGLAKVQADKKKVDARKKSLKRL from the exons ATGTTTTCTAGAAAATTTAAAGCAACATTAAAGATCAAATGCTTCA AAAAATTCAAGAATGTCGATGAATCTCCTCCGGATGGCATCAAGGTTGTGGTCAACGACGAGGACTTCTCTCAAATATGTGCTGATATTGAAGGGCCAG TTGGGACTCCTTATGAGAATGGACTTTTCCGTATGAAGTTGGCATTATCTCATGATTTTCCACATTCTCCGCCTAAAG GCTACTTTATGACAAAGATATTCCATCCCAATGTTGCTTCTAACGGAGAGATTTGCGTTAACACGCTTAAGAAAGATTGGAACCCTAGTCTTGGATTAAGACATGTTCTCTCT GTTGTGAGGTGCTTACTAATCGAGCCATTTCCAGAATCTGCATTAAACGAACAGGCTGGAAAGATGCTACTTGAGAACTATGAAGAGTACGCTAGGCATGCTCG GCTTTACACGGGTATCCATGCTAAACCAAAACCTAAGTTCAAAACAGGAGCTATCTCAGAGTCAACAACGGCTCTAAATGTTGGCCAGCCCAACAACGAGACGCCTGCTGCAATACCCTCTTCAGTGGCAGACATCAATAGAGTAATAACAGCGACTGAACAAATTGCTAACGTGCCTGTAGCAGCAGCAGCAGGATCTGCAAGTGTGGCCACTACGACACAGAAAAGAGAAGCCGGTTTGGCCAAGGTTCAGGCAGACAAGAAGAAGGTAGATGCCAGAAAGAAGAGCTTGAAGAGACTATGA
- the LOC106316819 gene encoding probable protein S-acyltransferase 3, translated as MQRERMSKKKSSQVHCISSHDHILMMASTSKHIPEIRLYKAWKGNNRFFCGGRLIFGPDVNSLFLTSFLIGAPALTFCIRMLVWIQKDDPIFNYTVLTSAFILTLLVFMFLFLTSARDPGIIPRNKTSLNLEDGSNSSLTQSMEWVNNKTPHLKIPRTKDVFVNGYTIKVKFCETCLLYRPPRASHCSICNNCVQRFDHHCPWVGQCIAHRNYPFFICFISTSTLLCIYIFAFSWINLIRQPGRLWSTMSHDIISVILIIYSFVSIWFVGGLTIFHVYLMSTNQTTYENFRSRYDKKENPYKRGLLKNVKEVLFAKIPPSQLDLRAMVPEEDDGSVYESEYSSSIRYDNEKGGKLPKRVSPEKLNLDNIDISNEYETAKDDASSDLILLSSHLN; from the exons ATGCAGAGGGAGAGAATGAGCAAGAAGAAGAGTAGTCAGGTTCATTGTATTTCCTCTCATGATCATATTCTCATGATGGCTTCAACTTCAAAACACATTCCTGAGATCAGATTGTACAAAGCCTGGAAGGGTAACAAC AGATTTTTCTGTGGTGGGAGACTAATCTTTGGTCCTGATGTTAACTCTCTCTTCCTAACCTCTTTCTTGATTGGAGCCCCTGCCCTTACATTCTGCATAAGGATGCTCGTGTGGATTCAAAAAGACGATCCTATCTTCAACTACACCGTTCTGACTTCAGCATTTATCCTCACCCTCTTG GTGTTTATGTTTCTATTCTTGACATCAGCTAGAGATCCAGGAATCATCCCAAGAAATAAAACATCATTAAATCTTGAAGATGGCTCAAATAGTTCCTTGACACAGTCTATGGAATGGGTCAACAACAAAACTCCTCATCTCAAGATTCCTAGAACAAAAGACGTTTTCGTTAACGGCTACACTATCAAAGTCAAGTTCTGTGAGACTTGTTTGCTCTACCGTCCACCACGTGCATCACACTGCTCCATATGTAACAACTGTGTCCAACGCTTTGATCACCATTGTCCATGGGTTGGACAATGCATTGCCCAT AGAAACTACCCGTTCTTCATCTGCTTCATCTCAACGTCAACGTTGTTATGCATATACATCTTTGCGTTCTCATGGATCAATCTAATCCGACAGCCTGGGAGATTGTGGAGTACAATGTCTCATGACATAATCTCTGTCATTCTCATCATCTATTCATTCGTTTCTATCTGGTTCGTTGGTGGCCTTACCATTTTCCACGTCTATCTTATGTCTACAAATCAG ACAACTTATGAGAATTTTCGGTCCCGTTATGATAAGAAAGAAAACCCTTACAAGAGAGGGTTGCTGAAGAACGTTAAAGAAGTGTTGTTCGCCAAGATCCCACCTTCTCAACTAGATCTCAGAGCAATGGTCCCAGAAGAAGATGACGGATCTGTGTATGAGTCAGAGTATAGCTCTTCCATCAGATATGATAATGAAAAGGGAGGCAAACTCCCTAAAAGGGTGAGCCCGGAGAAGCTTAACTTAGATAATATTGACATTAGCAATGAATACGAGACAGCTAAAGATGATGCTTCTTCTGACTTGATCCTTCTTTCTTCTCATCTCAACTAG